In Zhaonella formicivorans, one DNA window encodes the following:
- a CDS encoding PhoH family protein: MTEHVEARLTVGSNGEAAVLFGKHDEHLRLIEGSCHTKVVARGNEILISGAKEHVQKTQKVFAELMDLIAAGVNITVPTVNYVLSQVDTGGDNPELAKTLSEVIYVTPRGRQIKPKTIGQRRYVRAIREHDIVFGIGPAGTGKTYLAVVMAVLALKNKEVSRIVLARPAVEAGEKLGFLPGDLQDKVNPYLRPLYDGLYDVLGMDTAQKYMERTIIEVAPLAYMRGRTLDDSFIILDEAQNTTPEQMKMFLTRIGFGSKAVITGDVTQVDLPKGNFSGLVEVQKILRDVNGIAFQYLTEADVVRHPLVQKIIQAYEEYQNKH; this comes from the coding sequence TTGACTGAACACGTTGAAGCACGACTGACCGTGGGCAGCAATGGGGAGGCCGCGGTCCTGTTTGGTAAACATGATGAGCATTTGCGCCTTATCGAAGGCAGCTGTCATACCAAAGTGGTGGCCAGGGGGAATGAAATTCTGATTTCCGGTGCGAAAGAACATGTGCAAAAGACGCAAAAGGTTTTTGCAGAACTTATGGATTTAATTGCAGCGGGCGTCAATATAACTGTTCCTACTGTGAACTATGTACTTAGCCAGGTGGATACCGGAGGAGACAATCCTGAGCTCGCCAAAACCCTTTCCGAGGTTATTTACGTAACACCCAGAGGCAGGCAGATCAAACCAAAAACTATAGGCCAACGGAGATATGTCCGGGCCATACGAGAGCATGACATTGTTTTCGGCATTGGCCCGGCAGGTACCGGGAAAACCTACCTGGCCGTGGTGATGGCTGTTTTGGCACTGAAAAATAAGGAAGTCAGCCGGATTGTTCTGGCCCGTCCTGCTGTGGAGGCAGGAGAAAAACTGGGCTTTTTGCCCGGAGATTTACAGGATAAGGTTAATCCTTACCTTCGGCCCCTATATGATGGCCTGTACGATGTATTGGGAATGGACACGGCGCAAAAATACATGGAGCGCACAATAATTGAGGTGGCGCCACTGGCCTATATGCGGGGTCGGACCCTGGACGATTCTTTTATTATTCTGGATGAAGCTCAAAATACCACTCCCGAGCAAATGAAGATGTTTTTAACCAGGATTGGGTTTGGTTCCAAAGCGGTGATCACCGGGGATGTTACCCAGGTAGATTTGCCCAAAGGGAATTTTTCCGGTTTGGTGGAAGTGCAGAAAATTTTACGTGATGTTAATGGTATTGCTTTTCAATACTTAACTGAAGCTGATGTAGTGCGCCATCCTTTGGTGCAAAAAATTATTCAGGCTTATGAAGAATATCAGAATAAGCATTAA
- the recO gene encoding DNA repair protein RecO encodes MSLYRVEAIILKARNFGEADKILTLFTREHGKVEAVARGVRKIKSKNRGSVQPFSRSSIMLYKGKNLDTVTQCDLLEGFPGLRNDLDLLAYAGYLAELTDLMLPERERNEEIYVLLLTTFHLLAHSRALSASDSPGSGDIELIARQFEVRLLSLTGYQPQLENCVFCNNALHEGELRFSPGLGGILCSGCKSNDLQAPLIGRGTIAIWKYLTKINLRNLNRLRLGAQERAQLEAIIHCYIENILERRVKTMDFVKGLKRLTPTDDAG; translated from the coding sequence ATGTCTCTCTATAGGGTAGAGGCTATAATACTTAAAGCCCGTAATTTTGGAGAAGCCGATAAAATTTTGACATTGTTTACCAGGGAGCATGGCAAAGTGGAAGCTGTTGCCAGAGGTGTGCGTAAAATCAAGAGCAAAAACCGGGGATCCGTACAACCTTTTTCCCGCAGCAGTATCATGTTGTACAAAGGCAAAAATCTGGATACCGTTACCCAGTGTGACTTGCTGGAGGGCTTTCCGGGCCTGAGAAATGATTTAGACCTCCTTGCCTATGCTGGTTATCTGGCGGAATTGACCGATTTGATGCTGCCGGAGCGGGAAAGAAACGAAGAAATCTACGTGCTGCTTTTAACTACTTTCCATTTACTTGCCCATTCGAGAGCGCTTTCTGCTTCAGATTCACCCGGTAGCGGGGACATAGAACTGATTGCCAGACAGTTTGAGGTCCGCTTGCTGAGTCTCACAGGCTATCAGCCCCAACTGGAAAACTGTGTTTTTTGTAATAATGCATTGCATGAAGGAGAGCTCAGATTTTCCCCTGGCTTGGGCGGTATTTTATGTTCCGGCTGCAAGTCAAACGATTTGCAGGCGCCCCTTATCGGGCGTGGGACTATAGCCATCTGGAAATACTTAACTAAAATCAACCTGCGTAATTTAAACAGACTAAGGCTGGGAGCGCAAGAAAGGGCGCAGTTGGAAGCAATTATCCATTGTTACATTGAAAATATTTTGGAACGTAGGGTTAAAACCATGGATTTCGTGAAAGGGCTAAAGCGGCTGACTCCAACTGATGATGCCGGTTAA
- a CDS encoding diacylglycerol kinase family protein: protein MKEQRFSESLTNAIKGVGHTWRTERNFRIHSAAVVLVLIIAVTAKLQPLEWAMLFFAITLVLVCELVNTAIENAVDLFMQDFHPLAQVAKDVAAGAVLVASVNAVIVGLFIFRRFIWQVLTKLM from the coding sequence ATGAAAGAACAAAGATTTTCGGAAAGCTTGACTAATGCCATTAAAGGAGTTGGCCATACTTGGCGAACGGAACGTAACTTTCGCATCCACAGCGCTGCTGTCGTGCTGGTCTTAATTATTGCCGTGACTGCCAAGCTTCAGCCTCTGGAATGGGCTATGCTTTTCTTCGCCATTACACTGGTGCTGGTCTGTGAGCTCGTGAATACCGCTATCGAAAATGCGGTGGATCTTTTTATGCAAGACTTTCACCCTCTGGCTCAAGTCGCTAAGGACGTGGCGGCCGGAGCTGTTTTAGTGGCTTCAGTAAATGCAGTTATTGTAGGGCTTTTTATTTTCCGCAGATTCATTTGGCAAGTGCTGACCAAACTGATGTAG
- a CDS encoding DUF4342 domain-containing protein, whose product MTELEKIDILRERLGLSYKEAKDALDAAGGDLIQALITQEQKKANWEEKLQQEGGKLVTRVKEIIQQGNVTKVKVKKGDETVLEIPASVGAIGLLGVLASTPLTVIAGIGTVAAMMNKYRLEIEKANGETEEEDIEL is encoded by the coding sequence ATGACGGAATTAGAGAAAATCGATATACTGCGGGAACGTTTAGGTTTGAGTTACAAAGAGGCAAAAGATGCTTTAGATGCTGCCGGCGGTGATTTAATTCAGGCTCTTATCACTCAGGAACAAAAGAAAGCCAATTGGGAAGAAAAGTTGCAGCAAGAAGGCGGTAAATTGGTAACCCGTGTAAAGGAAATAATTCAGCAGGGCAACGTTACCAAGGTGAAAGTTAAAAAGGGCGATGAGACGGTTTTAGAGATTCCGGCTTCAGTGGGAGCCATAGGCCTTCTGGGTGTTTTAGCAAGCACTCCTTTGACAGTCATAGCCGGTATTGGGACTGTGGCGGCCATGATGAATAAATACAGGCTGGAGATAGAAAAAGCCAATGGTGAAACTGAAGAAGAGGACATCGAGCTCTAG
- a CDS encoding DUF502 domain-containing protein produces MRRLKKYFVTGLIVLLPIGATIYILTWLFKLADSFTASLVTLFLRRSIPGLGLLLTVSIILLVGFLATNILGRSIINFSHQILSRIPVVNSIYITVKQIVDAFLHKDKQAFQRVVMIEYPRKGIYGLGFVTGVAEGEVQLKTEQRVLNIFVPTTPNPTSGFLLLVPESDVIPLEMTVEEGIKMIISGGVITPEYCVGRNKKSLEINNDGN; encoded by the coding sequence GTGCGCAGGTTGAAAAAATATTTTGTCACAGGTTTAATTGTGCTTTTGCCCATTGGTGCAACTATCTACATTTTGACCTGGCTGTTCAAACTGGCTGATAGTTTTACCGCCAGTCTTGTAACATTGTTTTTGCGTCGGAGCATACCTGGCTTAGGGTTGCTGCTGACTGTGAGCATTATTTTGTTGGTAGGCTTTTTAGCAACCAATATTTTAGGCCGCAGCATTATTAACTTCAGCCACCAGATTTTATCCCGGATCCCTGTGGTAAACTCCATTTACATCACAGTAAAACAAATCGTGGATGCTTTTTTGCATAAAGATAAGCAAGCTTTTCAAAGGGTCGTAATGATCGAATATCCCAGGAAGGGAATTTACGGGCTGGGTTTTGTAACCGGTGTTGCCGAAGGTGAAGTGCAGTTAAAAACTGAACAGCGGGTTTTAAATATTTTTGTACCAACGACGCCTAACCCTACTTCAGGTTTTTTGCTGTTGGTCCCCGAGAGCGATGTTATACCTCTGGAAATGACTGTCGAAGAAGGCATTAAGATGATCATTTCCGGTGGTGTTATCACCCCGGAATACTGTGTCGGGAGGAATAAAAAGTCTCTGGAAATAAATAATGATGGTAATTAA
- the ybeY gene encoding rRNA maturation RNase YbeY: protein MQLLVSNQQDKVEFTRSMEEMLTRVVQLTLEAEGENPALEVSLLLVDDAYIHQLNREYRGIDRPTDVLSFALREETGEEPHYLPVPEDNLLGDIIISLETAARQAIEYGHSLDREMAYLAVHGCLHLLGYDHETEEEKRRMREKEEKILEMVGQTR, encoded by the coding sequence ATGCAGCTGCTCGTAAGTAACCAGCAAGATAAAGTGGAGTTTACCCGTTCGATGGAAGAGATGCTGACCCGGGTGGTGCAACTGACACTGGAAGCGGAAGGGGAAAATCCTGCTTTGGAGGTGTCGCTGCTGCTGGTTGATGATGCTTATATTCACCAACTGAATCGGGAATATCGGGGAATTGACAGGCCAACCGATGTCCTCTCCTTTGCTTTGCGTGAAGAAACTGGCGAGGAGCCGCATTATCTGCCTGTACCGGAGGACAACTTATTAGGGGATATTATTATTTCCCTGGAGACTGCTGCCAGGCAAGCGATAGAATACGGCCATTCCCTTGACAGGGAAATGGCGTATCTGGCGGTTCATGGTTGCCTGCATCTTTTGGGCTACGATCATGAGACGGAAGAAGAGAAGAGGAGAATGCGGGAAAAAGAGGAAAAAATATTGGAGATGGTTGGACAGACCAGATAG
- a CDS encoding thiamine diphosphokinase, producing MRKCAIIAGGAKPEGHLPLKFLAQADYLICADSGANHAYDLGYVPDLIVGDFDSVDKAVLEAYSAKGCPVETYPVEKDYTDTELALQLALAHQPEEIYLFAATGDRLDHTLANVLLLIPFTLQNPGIKMIGNNFAAWVCRGNTVVHGKPGDLVSTIPLSPTVTGITLRGFKYPLENDELFLGSSRGISNELSGDSGQISLREGLLLVVHTANVT from the coding sequence ATGCGAAAATGCGCAATTATTGCCGGAGGGGCAAAACCTGAAGGCCATCTTCCCTTAAAATTTCTTGCTCAAGCAGACTATTTGATTTGTGCCGACAGCGGTGCCAACCACGCCTATGACTTAGGATACGTGCCCGATCTGATTGTGGGCGATTTTGATTCAGTGGACAAAGCCGTGCTGGAAGCATACAGTGCAAAAGGCTGCCCGGTTGAAACTTACCCGGTGGAAAAAGACTATACCGATACCGAATTGGCCCTGCAGTTGGCTCTGGCCCATCAGCCGGAAGAGATATACCTTTTTGCTGCTACCGGAGACCGTCTGGACCATACGCTAGCCAATGTGCTCTTGCTTATCCCCTTTACTTTGCAAAACCCCGGGATCAAAATGATCGGCAATAATTTTGCAGCCTGGGTCTGCAGGGGAAATACCGTTGTTCATGGTAAGCCCGGGGATTTAGTTTCCACTATCCCCCTGTCGCCCACAGTTACAGGCATAACTTTACGTGGTTTTAAGTATCCCCTGGAGAATGATGAATTATTTTTAGGCAGTTCAAGGGGAATCAGCAATGAGTTGTCGGGGGACAGCGGGCAAATTTCTTTGCGCGAAGGGTTATTGCTGGTAGTACATACCGCGAATGTGACATAG
- the era gene encoding GTPase Era, producing the protein MTENFRSGFVAIIGRPNVGKSTLLNRVLGQKVAIMSDKPQTTRNKIRGVYTAENVQIVFLDTPGIHKPKHKLGEYMVETALHTLREVDAVLYVVDVTAEYGAGEEYVLKALSQVDTPVILALNKIDLLDKNKLLALIAEYSHRFDFAAIVPVSAASGENVERLLQVLAQYLPEGPQYYPPEMVTDQPERLVIAELIREKVLHLTREEVPHSVAVQIETIEQRGTGGIYVGAVIYVERDSQKGIIIGKKGQMLKSIGQLAREDIEALLGSKTYLELWVKVRPDWRRREADLRNFGYTPQE; encoded by the coding sequence GTGACCGAAAATTTTCGCTCTGGGTTCGTGGCCATAATCGGTCGCCCCAATGTGGGCAAGTCAACACTCTTAAACCGGGTGTTGGGGCAAAAAGTGGCCATAATGTCTGATAAGCCCCAAACCACCCGCAATAAGATTCGGGGTGTATACACAGCGGAAAATGTACAGATTGTCTTTCTCGATACCCCCGGCATCCATAAACCCAAGCACAAACTGGGGGAGTACATGGTAGAGACTGCTCTCCACACCTTGCGGGAAGTGGATGCTGTCTTATATGTGGTTGATGTTACCGCTGAATACGGGGCGGGAGAAGAGTATGTTTTAAAAGCTTTATCCCAGGTTGACACTCCGGTTATTCTGGCTTTGAACAAGATTGATTTATTGGATAAAAACAAACTTTTGGCCCTTATAGCCGAGTACAGCCATCGTTTTGACTTTGCCGCAATTGTACCGGTTTCCGCAGCCAGCGGAGAAAATGTGGAGCGCCTGCTGCAAGTTTTAGCGCAATATTTGCCGGAAGGGCCCCAATATTATCCGCCGGAGATGGTGACGGATCAACCTGAACGGCTGGTGATTGCCGAACTCATCAGGGAAAAAGTTTTACACCTGACCAGAGAGGAAGTGCCTCATTCCGTGGCAGTACAGATTGAGACTATTGAGCAGCGGGGCACCGGGGGCATTTACGTGGGGGCAGTAATCTATGTGGAAAGGGATTCCCAAAAGGGAATAATAATCGGTAAAAAGGGCCAAATGCTAAAAAGTATAGGGCAGCTGGCCAGGGAGGACATCGAGGCTTTGTTGGGCAGCAAAACCTATTTGGAACTTTGGGTCAAGGTCAGGCCGGACTGGCGCAGAAGGGAAGCAGATTTGCGCAATTTTGGTTATACGCCCCAGGAATAA
- a CDS encoding YqzL family protein, translated as MWKIFSVTGYIDAYLYYKDLLAAESEQSDQPTAEIL; from the coding sequence ATGTGGAAAATTTTTAGTGTTACCGGTTACATTGATGCCTATTTATATTACAAAGACTTGCTCGCTGCTGAAAGTGAGCAGTCGGATCAACCTACTGCTGAGATTTTGTGA
- a CDS encoding HD family phosphohydrolase, whose amino-acid sequence MNVNFWRKYADTFIVSIFKNFTARRLLWVLLFYTVATGILGISLLPGRLQLEEGQPSPRDFEAQQSIVYESEVLTEQAREQAARDVEPALKVDKAVLTQMEGEIRSYFNQIKNVRADKTLNEAEKIIWIKEKVGLVLPGSTIKALLTADDNTLEHLEKQAVQIMRRYMEPGVQQAALPTARQNIVSEVELLAIDKSYQEVLKAIYEGVNFQETLVYDLAGTAQKRQEARAQVGPVQVKIQKGEKIAGKGDILTAAKIEALQRLGLLKARTTYANFLGLSIFVLVAFVLIAFFLYQYRKEFLANEPYIVLLGLLLILGLVMARILSSFNGTTDTSMILGYLAPTAAVTMLIAILLDTKLAIFIAVILGLFTGVVNGYQFQFAAVAVVGGVTGVYSVSKLSQRGDLMRAALYVMLVNVLTILALGMMLNYTLYRLAIALSLGIANGLLSSVATIGTLPFLETAFGITTSVKLLELSNPNQPILKRLLMEAPGTYHHSILVGNLAESAADAVGADSLLARVGAYYHDIGKIRRPYFFIENQIHNSENPHDKLAPTLSTLIITSHVKDGLELAKENRLPKVIADFIAQHHGTSLISFFYHKALENEKAETISEADFRYEGPKPKSKEAAIVMLADAVEAGVRSLKNPTPGRMEGFVRKVIKEKLEDGQLEECELTFRELDTIAQAFVRILSGIFHSRIEYPDQVLKEIERRKAKDAAARK is encoded by the coding sequence TTGAATGTTAATTTCTGGCGCAAATACGCGGACACTTTTATAGTAAGTATCTTTAAAAATTTCACAGCCCGCAGGCTCCTCTGGGTGCTCCTATTTTATACCGTTGCCACCGGCATTCTGGGTATCAGTTTACTTCCCGGAAGGTTACAGTTGGAAGAAGGCCAGCCCAGCCCCAGGGACTTTGAAGCCCAGCAAAGTATTGTCTACGAGAGCGAAGTTTTGACTGAACAGGCCCGGGAGCAGGCCGCAAGGGATGTTGAGCCGGCTTTAAAAGTGGATAAGGCTGTTTTAACCCAGATGGAAGGCGAGATTCGCAGCTATTTCAACCAGATTAAAAACGTCCGGGCGGATAAAACTTTAAATGAAGCTGAGAAAATTATTTGGATTAAAGAAAAAGTTGGCCTGGTGTTGCCGGGCAGCACGATCAAAGCCCTGCTTACGGCTGACGATAATACCTTGGAACATCTGGAGAAACAAGCTGTACAAATTATGCGCAGGTATATGGAGCCCGGAGTGCAGCAGGCAGCACTGCCTACTGCCCGGCAGAACATAGTGAGTGAAGTGGAGCTTTTAGCTATTGATAAAAGTTATCAAGAAGTGCTGAAAGCGATCTACGAAGGCGTTAACTTTCAGGAAACGCTGGTCTATGATCTGGCCGGTACAGCCCAAAAAAGACAAGAAGCCAGAGCCCAGGTAGGACCTGTACAAGTTAAAATTCAAAAGGGCGAAAAGATAGCAGGTAAGGGCGATATTTTGACAGCTGCCAAGATTGAAGCCTTGCAGCGCTTAGGGCTGCTTAAAGCGCGGACAACCTATGCCAACTTTTTGGGATTATCCATCTTTGTGCTGGTGGCATTTGTGTTGATTGCCTTCTTTCTCTACCAGTATCGCAAGGAGTTTCTCGCTAACGAACCTTACATTGTGCTGCTGGGTTTGCTGTTAATCCTGGGTCTAGTTATGGCCAGGATTTTATCAAGTTTTAACGGTACTACGGATACCTCCATGATTTTGGGTTACCTGGCGCCAACAGCTGCCGTTACCATGTTGATTGCTATTTTACTGGACACTAAGCTGGCAATTTTCATCGCTGTTATTTTAGGTCTGTTTACCGGCGTTGTCAACGGTTATCAGTTTCAGTTTGCTGCGGTTGCTGTAGTAGGCGGCGTGACCGGCGTTTACAGCGTATCCAAGTTAAGCCAAAGGGGCGACCTCATGCGGGCAGCTCTCTATGTGATGCTTGTTAATGTCTTGACCATCCTTGCCTTGGGGATGATGCTCAATTACACTTTGTACAGGTTGGCCATTGCTCTGTCACTGGGGATTGCCAACGGTTTGCTTTCATCGGTGGCTACAATCGGCACTCTTCCTTTTCTGGAGACGGCTTTTGGCATCACTACTTCGGTTAAACTGCTGGAGCTTTCCAACCCAAACCAGCCTATTTTAAAGCGGTTACTGATGGAGGCTCCCGGCACTTACCATCATTCCATACTGGTTGGCAATTTGGCGGAGAGTGCCGCTGATGCTGTAGGCGCTGATTCTTTGCTTGCCAGGGTAGGGGCATATTATCACGATATCGGCAAGATTCGCCGCCCTTACTTCTTTATCGAAAACCAGATCCATAACAGCGAAAATCCCCATGATAAGCTGGCTCCGACGCTAAGCACTTTGATTATTACCTCTCATGTTAAAGACGGTCTGGAGTTGGCCAAGGAAAACAGGCTTCCCAAGGTTATTGCTGATTTCATAGCCCAGCACCACGGGACCAGTCTGATTAGTTTCTTTTATCACAAAGCTCTGGAGAATGAAAAAGCTGAAACTATTTCTGAGGCTGATTTCCGTTATGAAGGGCCTAAGCCAAAGAGCAAAGAGGCAGCCATAGTGATGCTGGCCGACGCGGTAGAGGCCGGTGTCAGGTCGCTGAAAAATCCTACTCCTGGCAGAATGGAAGGATTTGTCCGTAAAGTAATTAAAGAAAAATTGGAAGACGGGCAGTTAGAAGAATGCGAACTGACTTTTAGGGAATTGGACACTATTGCCCAGGCCTTTGTCAGGATATTGAGCGGGATTTTCCATTCCCGTATAGAGTACCCTGATCAAGTGCTGAAAGAAATTGAAAGGAGAAAGGCTAAAGATGCAGCTGCTCGTAAGTAA
- the yqfD gene encoding sporulation protein YqfD codes for MLFKRLWSYFLGYCVIMVEGPRKERFINLAATRGIDLWDIAHEGDSRLWGKVAVNGIKPLRHIARLSRCRYKIMAKNGLPFVLSRAEKRKGLVVGALLFSIALYWLSSYVWFVEVRFAKPMETLSKEEILTEAARAGLKPGVLKSSLDLAKLEKELVLRLPAITFISIELQGTLARIEVVEKKVIKDDKDRRPAHIVATKDGVIEEILVLLGEPRVAEGDTVQEGQVLISGIVPPRAPADNPAANPGEVLPINQAPQIVRARGIVRARVWYEKIAQAAVVETGENPTGRKVRQLSLKVGDKQIVLKGPKEAPYRLYDTEIVSRNINNWRILKQPVEVIQATYYEMEFYRHELGTEGALRKAKETAIAALNREIPQHARVLDQKVELLKAEQGMVKVRVWVETLEEIGIAQEFPAAD; via the coding sequence ATGCTGTTCAAAAGGTTATGGTCCTATTTTCTGGGGTACTGTGTGATTATGGTGGAGGGACCCCGCAAAGAAAGGTTTATCAATCTTGCTGCTACCAGAGGGATTGACTTATGGGACATAGCTCATGAAGGCGATTCCAGGCTTTGGGGTAAAGTAGCAGTGAACGGCATCAAGCCCCTCCGGCATATTGCCAGGCTCAGCAGGTGCCGTTATAAAATTATGGCTAAAAATGGATTGCCTTTTGTACTGTCCAGGGCAGAAAAGAGAAAGGGACTGGTTGTTGGGGCCCTGCTTTTTTCCATAGCCCTTTATTGGTTATCTTCTTACGTTTGGTTTGTGGAAGTCCGCTTCGCCAAACCCATGGAAACTTTAAGCAAGGAGGAGATTTTAACTGAAGCGGCCAGAGCAGGTCTTAAGCCGGGCGTGTTAAAAAGTAGTCTCGATCTGGCCAAATTGGAAAAAGAGCTGGTGCTAAGGCTTCCCGCCATAACATTTATCAGCATCGAACTGCAAGGCACTCTGGCCAGGATTGAAGTTGTAGAAAAAAAAGTGATTAAAGATGATAAGGACAGGAGACCGGCCCATATCGTGGCCACGAAAGACGGGGTAATTGAGGAAATCCTGGTATTACTAGGTGAACCCCGTGTCGCAGAAGGGGATACAGTGCAGGAAGGACAGGTCCTCATCTCGGGTATTGTCCCTCCCCGGGCTCCTGCTGATAACCCGGCTGCAAATCCTGGGGAAGTTCTGCCAATCAACCAAGCCCCTCAAATAGTCAGAGCCAGAGGTATAGTCCGAGCCAGGGTATGGTATGAAAAAATTGCCCAGGCAGCAGTGGTGGAAACAGGAGAAAATCCTACAGGACGAAAAGTTAGGCAGCTTTCCCTTAAGGTTGGGGATAAACAAATCGTGCTCAAAGGACCAAAAGAGGCACCCTACCGGCTCTATGACACCGAGATAGTGTCACGGAATATAAACAATTGGAGGATTTTAAAGCAACCTGTCGAAGTAATACAAGCTACCTATTATGAAATGGAGTTTTACCGGCATGAACTGGGCACAGAAGGCGCCCTGCGGAAAGCAAAGGAAACAGCTATAGCCGCTTTAAACCGGGAAATCCCTCAGCATGCTAGGGTGCTGGATCAAAAGGTTGAGCTACTCAAGGCTGAGCAGGGGATGGTCAAGGTCAGGGTTTGGGTTGAGACCTTGGAGGAGATAGGAATTGCCCAGGAATTCCCGGCTGCCGACTAG
- the yqfC gene encoding sporulation protein YqfC, translating into MLRAKRLLLDKAKQMQNQFADFLEIPQDALLDLPRITIIGDLRLFLENHRGIIEYTSEKIRVSVSGGQLEITGQNLALKNIKPDEIAVEGRIDTLAFNR; encoded by the coding sequence ATGCTAAGGGCCAAAAGGCTGTTACTGGACAAGGCCAAACAAATGCAAAACCAATTTGCCGATTTTTTGGAGATTCCTCAAGATGCCTTGTTGGACTTACCAAGAATTACTATTATCGGTGACCTCCGGCTCTTTTTGGAGAACCACCGGGGGATTATCGAATACACCTCCGAAAAAATCCGGGTAAGCGTGTCTGGCGGCCAGTTGGAGATAACAGGCCAGAACCTGGCTTTGAAAAATATTAAACCTGACGAAATAGCAGTGGAAGGCAGGATAGATACGCTTGCTTTTAACAGGTAA
- the glyQ gene encoding glycine--tRNA ligase subunit alpha, which translates to MNFQDLIMALNQYWASHGCIILQPYDVEKGAGTMNPATFLKALGPEPWNAAYVEPSRRPTDGRYGENPNRLQHYYQYQVILKPSPDNVQELYLGSLQAIGIDPLKHDIRFVEDNWESPTLGAWGLGWEVWLDGMEITQFTYFQQCGGIDCRPVSAEITYGIERLAMFIQKVNSVFDINWVGDLTYGDIHHQTEVDYSHYNFETADTEMLFKAFEMYEKEAARVVEAGLVQPAYDYTLKCSHTFNLLDARGAISVTERTGYIGRVRNLARLCAQAFIAQREKLGFPLLKDREERCRLGLDGFKPTEAVGETAGIINSTKDAFDVKEA; encoded by the coding sequence ATGAATTTTCAAGATCTGATTATGGCTTTAAACCAATACTGGGCAAGTCACGGTTGTATAATTTTACAGCCTTATGATGTGGAGAAAGGTGCAGGTACCATGAACCCGGCTACTTTCCTTAAAGCGTTGGGTCCGGAACCATGGAACGCCGCCTATGTTGAACCTTCCCGTCGCCCTACGGACGGGCGGTACGGCGAAAACCCCAACCGCTTGCAGCATTACTACCAGTACCAGGTGATTTTGAAGCCTTCTCCCGATAACGTTCAGGAGCTCTATTTAGGCAGTCTGCAGGCCATCGGGATTGACCCGCTGAAGCATGACATTCGTTTTGTGGAGGACAACTGGGAATCCCCTACATTGGGGGCCTGGGGCTTAGGCTGGGAAGTCTGGCTGGACGGCATGGAGATCACTCAATTTACTTACTTTCAGCAGTGCGGAGGCATTGATTGCCGCCCGGTAAGCGCTGAGATCACATACGGAATTGAAAGGTTGGCCATGTTTATTCAAAAGGTAAATAGTGTTTTCGACATTAACTGGGTTGGTGATCTTACCTACGGGGATATTCATCACCAGACGGAAGTTGATTATTCTCATTACAATTTTGAAACTGCTGATACGGAAATGCTGTTTAAAGCCTTTGAAATGTATGAAAAAGAAGCTGCCAGGGTTGTAGAAGCCGGACTGGTTCAGCCCGCCTATGACTATACCCTGAAATGTTCTCACACCTTTAACTTGCTGGATGCCCGCGGGGCTATCAGTGTAACTGAGCGTACCGGTTATATTGGCAGAGTCAGGAATTTGGCCAGGCTTTGTGCCCAAGCCTTTATAGCCCAAAGGGAAAAGCTGGGCTTTCCGCTTTTAAAAGACCGGGAAGAACGCTGTAGGTTAGGTCTGGATGGCTTTAAGCCGACCGAGGCTGTAGGGGAAACCGCAGGAATTATTAATTCCACCAAAGATGCTTTTGACGTAAAGGAGGCCTAA